From Capra hircus breed San Clemente chromosome 1, ASM170441v1, whole genome shotgun sequence, the proteins below share one genomic window:
- the LOC102189437 gene encoding keratin-associated protein 12-2 has translation MCHTSCSSGFQAACVPSSCQPSCSTPSPCHTSCFTSSLCQPTCSTSSPCQATCVPLSYRPAICLPVTYKPTLCVTPSCQSSACLPVSYRLAVLVAPSCQSSRCYQPSRPTLVYRPISCSTPSCL, from the coding sequence ATGTGCCACACCAGCTGCTCCTCAGGCTTCCAGGCTGCCTGCGTGCCCAGCTCCTGCCAGCCATCCTGCAGCACGCCCAGTCCCTGCCACACGTCCTGTTTCACGTCCAGCCTCTGCCAACCAACCTGCAGCACGTCCAGCCCCTGCCAGGCAACCTGCGTGCCCCTGAGTTACAGGCCAGCCATATGTCTGCCAGTGACCTACAAGCCCACCCTGTGTGTGACTCCTTCCTGCCAGTCCTCTGCGTGCCTGCCCGTGAGCTACAGGCTGGCCGTGCTGGTGGCCCCCTCCTGCCAGTCCTCCAGGTGCTACCAGCCCTCTCGCCCCACCCTGGTCTATAGACCCATCTCCTGTAGCACCCCTTCCTGCTTGTGA